The Phycisphaeraceae bacterium genome has a window encoding:
- a CDS encoding rod shape-determining protein gives MFLDSLLGWFSVDMGIDLGTCNTLVCVRGEGIVLNEPSVVAVRRGTNKVLNNGNAVGWAAKEMLGKTPGSISAIRPLKDGVISDFEITEAMLSYFIRKVNGRGRLFGPRVVISIPSGITAVEKRAVLDSAERAGARRVYLVEEPMAAGIGAGLPIVEPTASMIVDIGGGTTEVAIMSLGDIAQCESVRVAGDDMDEAIIKYMKATYNLTVGEQTAERIKIEIGSAAPVGEPMTMDVRGRDMIAGLPRKTVVTSDEIREALQEPVQSIIEAVLRTLERAEPELAADLVENGITLAGGGALLRGIDVVISNATGLDVRIADDPLTCVARGTAIYLENLEEWKATMESDLDEV, from the coding sequence GTGTTCCTCGATTCGCTCCTTGGCTGGTTCAGCGTGGATATGGGCATCGACCTCGGCACGTGCAACACCCTGGTGTGCGTGCGCGGGGAGGGAATCGTGCTCAACGAACCCTCGGTGGTGGCGGTGCGCCGCGGCACCAACAAGGTGCTCAACAATGGCAACGCCGTCGGCTGGGCCGCCAAGGAGATGCTCGGCAAGACCCCCGGCAGCATCAGCGCCATCAGACCGCTCAAGGACGGCGTGATCAGCGACTTCGAGATCACCGAGGCGATGCTGTCCTACTTCATTCGCAAGGTGAACGGGCGCGGCCGGCTCTTCGGCCCGCGCGTGGTCATTTCGATTCCATCCGGCATCACCGCGGTGGAGAAGCGCGCCGTGCTGGACAGCGCCGAACGCGCCGGGGCCCGGCGCGTCTATCTGGTCGAGGAGCCGATGGCCGCGGGCATCGGCGCAGGGCTGCCGATCGTGGAGCCGACCGCGAGCATGATCGTCGATATCGGCGGCGGCACCACCGAGGTCGCCATCATGTCCCTGGGTGACATCGCGCAGTGCGAGAGCGTGCGCGTGGCCGGCGACGACATGGACGAGGCCATCATCAAGTACATGAAGGCCACGTACAACCTCACGGTCGGCGAGCAGACCGCCGAGCGCATCAAGATCGAGATCGGCTCGGCGGCTCCGGTGGGTGAGCCCATGACCATGGATGTGCGCGGGCGCGACATGATCGCCGGGCTGCCTCGCAAGACGGTGGTGACGAGCGACGAGATCCGCGAAGCCCTGCAGGAGCCGGTGCAATCCATCATCGAGGCGGTGCTGCGCACGCTGGAGCGGGCCGAGCCGGAGCTGGCCGCTGACCTGGTGGAGAACGGCATCACCCTGGCGGGGGGCGGCGCGCTGCTGCGCGGGATCGACGTGGTCATCTCCAACGCCACCGGGCTGGATGTGCGCATCGCCGACGACCCGCTCACCTGCGTGGCCCGCGGCACGGCGATCTATCTCGAGAATCTCGAAGAATGGAAGGCGACGATGGAGTCGGACCTTGATGAGGTCTGA
- the rpe gene encoding ribulose-phosphate 3-epimerase yields MAAPRNLLTEPPGRPLIAPSILSADFARLGAECQAVLDAGADLLHLDVMDGHFVPNLTMGPALCASLRKALPGAFLDVHLMVTDPALFVAPFRDAGADHLTFHAEVVSDPVALADAIHRHGMTAGLAINPGTPIDPLKPVLPAFDLVLVMSVNPGFSGQSFIADVLAKTRVAAQLARADQRVEMDGGIGPATAPAVLEAGCDVLVAATAIFRAPDYRQAIADLRGAGLSSPRPG; encoded by the coding sequence ATGGCTGCTCCGCGCAACCTGCTGACCGAACCGCCAGGGCGTCCGCTGATCGCGCCGTCGATCCTGTCAGCCGACTTTGCGCGACTGGGTGCGGAGTGCCAGGCCGTGCTCGACGCGGGAGCGGATCTGCTGCATCTGGACGTGATGGACGGGCACTTCGTCCCCAATCTCACCATGGGCCCGGCTCTGTGCGCCTCGCTGCGCAAGGCCCTGCCGGGGGCGTTTCTCGACGTGCATCTGATGGTCACCGACCCGGCGCTGTTCGTCGCACCGTTCCGGGACGCCGGGGCCGACCACCTGACGTTTCACGCGGAAGTGGTGTCCGATCCGGTCGCCCTGGCGGACGCCATTCACCGGCACGGCATGACTGCGGGGCTGGCCATCAATCCCGGCACGCCGATCGACCCGCTGAAGCCGGTTCTGCCGGCGTTTGACCTGGTGCTGGTGATGAGCGTCAATCCGGGGTTCTCCGGTCAGTCATTCATCGCCGACGTGCTGGCCAAGACGCGCGTCGCGGCGCAGCTTGCGCGAGCGGATCAGCGTGTCGAGATGGATGGCGGAATCGGGCCCGCCACCGCCCCCGCGGTGCTGGAGGCCGGCTGCGACGTGCTGGTGGCGGCGACGGCCATCTTCCGAGCGCCGGACTACCGACAAGCCATTGCCGATCTGCGCGGGGCGGGCCTATCGTCCCCGCGACCCGGTTGA
- a CDS encoding acetyl-CoA carboxylase carboxyltransferase subunit beta — translation MTRATGRTWADAPDSPGDPAPGEPGLSATAKKAVPEGVWIRCEACSAMLFRKAVENNLWVCPDCQHHFRISASQRVSQLCDPGSFEPFDENMIAADPLEFVDLKPYTGRIETERRKTGRPEAVITGQGFIKGRKVVLGALDLTFMMGSMGSVVGEKLARAIENAAETNLPLIIVSCSGGARMQESGLSLMQMAKTSAALAMLDDHGGLFISVLTDPTTGGVTASFAMLGDVILAEPKALIGFAGPRVIQQTIRQELPPGFQRSEFLLNCGFIDRVVPRGKLRDEIARIIDFAGK, via the coding sequence ATGACGAGAGCCACCGGTAGAACATGGGCGGACGCTCCCGACTCGCCCGGCGACCCGGCGCCCGGCGAGCCCGGGCTCTCGGCGACGGCCAAGAAGGCGGTGCCCGAGGGCGTATGGATCCGTTGTGAGGCGTGTTCCGCCATGCTGTTCCGCAAGGCGGTCGAGAACAACCTGTGGGTCTGCCCGGACTGTCAGCATCATTTCCGCATCTCCGCGTCGCAGCGCGTGAGTCAGTTGTGCGACCCCGGCAGTTTCGAGCCATTTGACGAAAACATGATCGCGGCCGACCCGTTGGAGTTCGTTGACCTCAAGCCCTACACCGGACGCATCGAAACCGAGCGCCGCAAGACAGGGCGGCCCGAGGCGGTCATCACCGGGCAGGGTTTCATCAAGGGGCGCAAGGTGGTGCTGGGCGCACTCGATCTGACGTTCATGATGGGGTCCATGGGTTCGGTGGTGGGGGAGAAGCTGGCGCGAGCCATCGAAAACGCCGCCGAGACGAATCTGCCGCTCATCATTGTCAGTTGCTCGGGCGGGGCGCGCATGCAGGAATCAGGCCTGTCGCTGATGCAGATGGCCAAGACCTCCGCGGCGCTCGCCATGCTGGATGACCATGGCGGCCTGTTTATCTCGGTGCTGACCGATCCCACCACGGGCGGTGTGACGGCGAGCTTCGCCATGCTGGGCGATGTGATTCTGGCCGAGCCCAAGGCGCTGATCGGCTTCGCCGGTCCGCGCGTGATTCAGCAGACCATCCGTCAGGAACTGCCGCCCGGCTTCCAGCGGTCGGAGTTCCTGCTCAACTGCGGCTTCATCGATCGGGTGGTCCCGCGCGGCAAGCTGCGGGATGAGATCGCCCGCATCATCGACTTTGCGGGCAAATGA
- a CDS encoding segregation/condensation protein A: MPLQDDYHVSLDTFKGPLDLLLFLIRRAEVDITDIPIAAVTDQYLAFLEQIEEIDIDLAGEFLVMAATLVEIKARVLEHQRTRKPGDATSPVEDLNLDASDPRYELVQQLLAYQRYRVAADTLDKRREEFALKFPVRPGSRHIAEHPESHDAGDESPRSDVELDDAHVFDLFEAYERLIESVDFSRLGEHRVQDDDTPIELHQDDLIDRLSRAAERRITLQEAWVGRTKMDVIGLFLATLELVKQRRVLVVQDETTGAIMLELNADPVDESTYVAQEPDHAHVVEHEDGSVAPHDENSRTTEGA; the protein is encoded by the coding sequence ATGCCCCTCCAGGATGACTATCACGTTTCGCTCGACACCTTCAAGGGTCCGCTGGACCTGCTGTTGTTCCTCATCCGCCGGGCGGAGGTGGACATCACCGACATCCCCATCGCCGCCGTCACGGATCAGTACCTGGCGTTTCTCGAGCAGATCGAGGAGATCGACATTGACCTGGCGGGCGAGTTCCTCGTCATGGCCGCCACGCTGGTGGAGATCAAGGCCCGCGTGCTCGAGCACCAGCGCACCCGCAAACCGGGCGACGCGACCTCGCCGGTGGAGGATCTGAATCTCGACGCCTCCGACCCGCGCTACGAGCTCGTCCAGCAACTGCTCGCCTACCAGCGCTACCGCGTGGCGGCGGACACGCTCGACAAGCGGCGCGAGGAGTTCGCGCTCAAGTTCCCAGTGCGACCCGGTTCACGCCACATCGCTGAACACCCGGAATCGCACGACGCCGGGGACGAATCCCCCCGGTCCGACGTGGAACTCGATGATGCCCACGTGTTCGACCTGTTCGAGGCCTACGAGCGCCTCATCGAATCGGTGGATTTCTCGCGGCTGGGGGAGCACCGCGTCCAGGACGACGACACGCCGATCGAGCTGCACCAGGACGACCTGATCGACCGGCTTTCCCGCGCCGCCGAGCGCCGCATCACGCTGCAGGAGGCGTGGGTGGGCCGCACCAAGATGGACGTGATCGGACTGTTCCTGGCGACTCTGGAGCTGGTCAAGCAGAGGCGCGTGCTGGTGGTGCAGGATGAGACCACCGGCGCCATCATGCTCGAACTGAATGCCGACCCGGTGGATGAGTCCACATACGTGGCGCAGGAGCCGGACCATGCCCATGTAGTCGAGCACGAGGACGGTTCCGTCGCGCCGCACGACGAGAACTCACGAACCACGGAAGGGGCGTGA
- the mreD gene encoding rod shape-determining protein MreD produces the protein MRWWVFTLFVFASLVLDMSVLSELRVGELRPSALAVVALFVALWAPKMTALWACLIVGAVVDLSSPMRPAGAEPIHLLGPNVLGYAFACALMLQIRGIVMRRQVFAIAVLACVFLIAASVVVTAILTVRSWFTAEFAQLAPTRDLLRRLGSAAYTGVLGLPLGWLLLKTAVWWGFQTVAPGRAGWR, from the coding sequence ATGAGGTGGTGGGTCTTCACCCTCTTCGTGTTCGCTTCGCTCGTGCTGGACATGAGCGTGCTGTCGGAACTGCGCGTGGGCGAGCTGCGACCCAGCGCCCTGGCGGTGGTGGCCCTGTTCGTGGCGCTGTGGGCCCCGAAGATGACCGCCCTGTGGGCCTGCCTCATCGTGGGAGCGGTGGTGGACCTCTCCAGCCCGATGCGACCGGCTGGCGCCGAGCCGATCCATCTGCTCGGGCCCAATGTGCTGGGGTACGCCTTCGCCTGCGCCCTGATGCTTCAGATTCGAGGGATCGTGATGCGACGTCAGGTCTTCGCCATCGCGGTGCTGGCGTGCGTGTTCCTGATCGCGGCCTCTGTGGTCGTCACGGCGATCCTGACCGTGCGATCCTGGTTCACGGCGGAGTTCGCTCAGCTGGCGCCGACCCGCGACCTGCTGCGGCGTCTCGGCTCCGCCGCCTACACCGGTGTATTGGGCCTGCCGCTCGGGTGGCTGCTCCTCAAGACGGCGGTGTGGTGGGGCTTTCAGACCGTCGCTCCGGGCCGCGCCGGCTGGCGATGA
- a CDS encoding STAS domain-containing protein, translated as MRIEQDSEFSDLVLVHADASLNNEDALTLVDDVEERIDRGTRHVIVDCADLREINSYGLGMLIRLHHRLRKRGGDVKLTGVRGTVAAAIEMTRLDRVFPVFESVAAARASCHAAA; from the coding sequence ATGCGCATCGAACAGGACAGCGAGTTTTCCGATCTTGTGCTGGTTCACGCCGACGCCTCGCTGAACAACGAGGATGCGCTGACGCTGGTCGATGACGTGGAAGAACGCATTGATCGGGGCACGCGGCACGTGATAGTGGATTGTGCCGATCTGCGCGAGATCAACTCGTACGGACTGGGCATGCTCATCCGGCTCCACCATCGACTGCGGAAACGCGGCGGCGACGTGAAACTCACCGGCGTGCGGGGCACCGTGGCCGCGGCCATCGAGATGACCCGGCTGGATCGTGTGTTTCCCGTGTTCGAGAGCGTCGCGGCCGCGCGGGCGTCGTGTCACGCCGCCGCGTGA
- a CDS encoding TlpA family protein disulfide reductase, with protein MKVRTMCAAIMALAVSGASVAQGIGFGANDKLTVGKQAPKLTIQEWVKGEKVESFQSGHAYVVEFWATWCAPCRRAIPHLTELQKKYKGKMTFIGVSNEDASVVKPFVAEMGDKMGYTVAVDQSQTTSREWMQAAGQNGIPCAFIVDGAGKIVWIGNPHDNEFDKIVGKVAGGRFDPVLEAKAKPLLEQVDYSLRMEDWRVCEKYLDQVIAMDARIFNHVAMRKFRILLLNKKNLDDAVAFASGPFMSMYADDAETLVALSNDILTNPEIIKSGHDQAVLKALALDLASEAVDSTRGQDAAALNAKALALYHNGKVAEAVETQKKAFFIAPPELKAEYKRSLEMYQQGARLGR; from the coding sequence ATGAAGGTTCGAACGATGTGTGCGGCGATCATGGCCCTCGCGGTGAGCGGGGCGTCGGTCGCTCAGGGCATTGGCTTTGGCGCCAATGACAAACTGACGGTCGGCAAGCAGGCGCCCAAGCTGACCATCCAGGAGTGGGTGAAGGGCGAGAAGGTCGAGTCGTTCCAGTCGGGCCACGCCTACGTGGTCGAGTTCTGGGCCACCTGGTGCGCTCCGTGCCGTCGCGCCATTCCGCACCTGACGGAACTGCAGAAGAAGTACAAGGGCAAGATGACGTTCATCGGCGTCAGCAACGAGGACGCCAGCGTGGTCAAGCCCTTCGTCGCCGAGATGGGTGACAAGATGGGCTACACCGTCGCGGTGGATCAGTCGCAGACCACGTCCCGCGAGTGGATGCAGGCCGCCGGCCAGAACGGCATTCCCTGCGCGTTCATCGTGGATGGCGCGGGCAAGATCGTCTGGATCGGCAACCCCCACGACAACGAGTTCGACAAGATCGTCGGCAAGGTGGCCGGTGGACGCTTCGACCCCGTGCTCGAAGCCAAGGCCAAGCCCCTGCTGGAGCAGGTGGACTACTCGCTCCGCATGGAGGACTGGCGCGTCTGCGAGAAGTACCTCGATCAGGTCATCGCCATGGACGCGCGGATCTTCAATCATGTGGCGATGCGCAAGTTCCGCATCCTGCTGCTGAACAAGAAGAACCTGGATGATGCGGTGGCGTTTGCCTCCGGGCCGTTCATGTCGATGTACGCCGACGACGCCGAGACGCTCGTCGCGCTGTCCAACGACATCCTGACCAACCCGGAGATCATCAAATCCGGTCACGACCAGGCCGTGCTGAAGGCCTTGGCGCTCGATCTGGCCTCCGAGGCCGTGGACAGCACTCGCGGGCAGGACGCGGCGGCTCTGAACGCCAAGGCGCTCGCCCTGTACCACAACGGCAAGGTCGCCGAGGCCGTCGAGACGCAGAAGAAGGCCTTCTTCATCGCGCCTCCGGAACTGAAGGCCGAGTACAAGCGCTCGCTGGAGATGTATCAGCAGGGCGCCCGGCTGGGTCGCTGA
- a CDS encoding KpsF/GutQ family sugar-phosphate isomerase, with protein MPQTDRMTEELAFLAEAMQAEAAAVSRVASRLDRTWIAALDLLERASGGTIVSGMGKSGLIGRKISATFASLGQPSHFLHPAEAMHGDLGRIRRGDVVMLLSASGETEEVINLAAVLQADRVATIGMSCCGTSTLARLCTVHLNLGDVTEACPLNLAPTASTTAMLAAGDALVLALARRRNFRADDFHRNHPGGMLGVGLRPVTEVLRFRVGENLPVVPDSLTVRESLDRAGSGRRAGAVVLVDGAGSLSGIFTDGDLRRLILRDGPAGLDRPMHDVMTRHPKHLTVDDLVRDAVLLVREKRLDEIPVLDRDGKPVGLVDVQDLIAMKVVRE; from the coding sequence ATGCCCCAGACCGACCGGATGACCGAAGAACTGGCGTTTCTCGCGGAGGCGATGCAGGCGGAAGCCGCCGCGGTTTCCCGCGTGGCAAGCCGTCTGGACCGGACGTGGATCGCGGCGCTGGATCTGCTGGAGCGGGCGTCGGGCGGCACGATCGTCTCGGGAATGGGCAAGTCGGGGCTGATCGGGCGCAAGATTTCCGCCACCTTCGCCTCGCTGGGGCAGCCATCGCACTTTCTGCACCCGGCGGAGGCGATGCACGGCGACCTGGGCCGCATTCGCCGGGGTGACGTGGTGATGCTGCTGAGCGCCTCGGGCGAAACCGAGGAGGTCATCAACCTCGCCGCGGTGCTGCAGGCGGACCGGGTGGCGACCATCGGCATGTCCTGCTGCGGCACGTCCACGCTGGCGCGTCTGTGTACGGTTCACCTGAATCTCGGCGACGTGACCGAGGCCTGCCCCCTCAACCTGGCGCCCACCGCCAGCACCACCGCGATGCTGGCGGCGGGCGATGCGCTTGTCCTGGCGCTGGCGCGGCGGCGCAACTTCCGAGCGGACGACTTCCACCGCAATCACCCCGGCGGCATGCTGGGCGTGGGGCTGAGGCCCGTCACCGAGGTGCTTCGTTTCCGCGTGGGCGAGAACCTGCCGGTGGTGCCGGATTCGCTCACCGTGCGTGAGTCGCTGGACAGGGCTGGTTCGGGCCGCCGGGCCGGTGCGGTGGTGCTGGTGGACGGCGCGGGGTCGCTCTCCGGCATCTTCACGGACGGCGACCTGCGACGATTGATCCTGCGCGACGGTCCGGCTGGGCTGGACCGACCCATGCACGACGTGATGACGCGCCACCCCAAGCACCTCACCGTGGATGACCTGGTGCGGGACGCCGTGCTGCTGGTGCGCGAGAAGCGGCTCGACGAGATTCCCGTGCTCGACCGCGACGGCAAGCCCGTGGGACTGGTGGACGTGCAGGATCTGATCGCCATGAAGGTGGTGCGCGAATGA
- the lnt gene encoding apolipoprotein N-acyltransferase, whose translation MIPAGAHGCGGVRGAIASLAWAGAGALCFMAAFPPIDLWPLVAAVPAMLVLGARRSGGGWRGFLAIFVTQWPMWFWMHRWLVDVTPIGWPLLAVFMAFWPALTAALVVRLERSGRLSNWPLAWLIPPIWVGLEYFRSDVFMDGYPWFQVGHPLIGWLPLAQSADLLGTSLLSLLVAMFSGALLDGWRLMSRGEATSRRQPWCILALVITALLLALNLGYGWWRLNQTISMRPGPVVLAIQTNLPQSNKRAWTFEEQLEDMPRYARQTIEARQGIEGPVDLVVWPETMAPGFGFEPQVMTMQKERGFLPGELWHQLFLEVRETVGAPILVGSPCRIGLGVDESSGRPVYTWEAAYNSAYLMQGDMPYQRYDKIFLTPFGETMPYISHWDWLERQLLALGAAGMRFDLDAGERPVRLRLATDAGEVRLATPICFEDTVARVVRRLVWEDGRKQADLLVNLSNDGWFGDHDPGRRQHVQAARFRSIENRLPMIRCANTGLSVAIDSTGKIIGVVETGRNTLMRAPGHLVVRTTLDERKTLYGRIGNVLPTLCLAATVGLWWLGRRGKETDHASNAVR comes from the coding sequence ATGATCCCGGCAGGCGCACACGGATGCGGCGGCGTACGGGGAGCCATTGCCTCGCTGGCGTGGGCGGGCGCGGGGGCGCTGTGCTTCATGGCGGCCTTTCCGCCAATCGATCTGTGGCCGCTGGTGGCCGCTGTACCGGCCATGCTGGTGCTGGGAGCCAGGCGGTCCGGGGGCGGATGGCGGGGGTTTCTGGCCATCTTCGTGACGCAGTGGCCCATGTGGTTCTGGATGCACCGCTGGCTGGTGGACGTGACACCGATCGGATGGCCCCTGCTGGCGGTGTTCATGGCCTTCTGGCCCGCGCTGACCGCCGCGCTGGTGGTGCGGCTGGAGCGATCCGGGCGTCTTTCGAACTGGCCGCTGGCGTGGCTGATTCCGCCGATCTGGGTGGGATTGGAGTATTTCCGCAGCGACGTGTTCATGGATGGCTACCCCTGGTTTCAGGTGGGGCATCCGCTGATCGGCTGGCTGCCGCTTGCGCAATCGGCGGACCTGCTGGGCACGTCGCTGCTGTCGCTGCTCGTCGCCATGTTCAGCGGCGCGCTGCTGGATGGTTGGCGGTTGATGTCGCGTGGTGAGGCGACGTCGCGCCGGCAACCGTGGTGCATACTTGCACTGGTCATCACGGCTCTGCTGCTCGCTCTCAACCTCGGCTACGGGTGGTGGCGCCTCAACCAGACCATCTCGATGCGGCCGGGACCGGTGGTGCTGGCGATTCAGACCAACCTGCCGCAGAGCAACAAGCGGGCCTGGACCTTCGAGGAGCAGTTGGAGGACATGCCGCGATACGCCCGGCAGACCATCGAGGCGCGGCAGGGTATCGAGGGGCCGGTGGACCTGGTGGTGTGGCCCGAGACCATGGCGCCAGGGTTCGGCTTCGAGCCACAGGTGATGACGATGCAGAAGGAGCGGGGCTTTCTGCCCGGCGAACTCTGGCACCAGCTCTTTCTCGAAGTGCGCGAAACGGTCGGCGCGCCGATTCTGGTGGGCAGCCCCTGCCGCATCGGTCTGGGCGTGGACGAGTCGAGCGGAAGGCCCGTCTACACCTGGGAGGCGGCCTACAACTCGGCGTACCTGATGCAGGGCGACATGCCCTATCAACGGTACGACAAGATCTTCCTGACGCCCTTCGGCGAAACCATGCCCTACATCTCGCATTGGGACTGGCTGGAGCGGCAACTGCTGGCGCTGGGGGCCGCCGGCATGCGGTTTGACTTGGACGCGGGCGAACGCCCGGTTCGCCTGCGGCTGGCCACCGACGCGGGAGAAGTGCGGCTGGCGACTCCCATCTGCTTCGAGGACACCGTGGCCAGGGTGGTGCGCCGCCTGGTGTGGGAGGACGGTCGCAAACAGGCGGACCTGCTGGTGAACCTCAGCAATGACGGTTGGTTCGGCGATCATGATCCCGGGCGGCGGCAGCATGTGCAGGCGGCCCGTTTCAGGAGCATCGAGAACCGCCTTCCGATGATCCGCTGTGCCAACACGGGGCTGTCGGTGGCGATTGACTCGACGGGAAAAATCATCGGTGTGGTTGAGACGGGCCGAAACACCCTCATGCGCGCTCCCGGGCATCTGGTCGTCCGCACGACGCTGGATGAACGAAAGACCCTGTACGGACGGATCGGCAACGTACTGCCGACCCTCTGTCTGGCGGCGACCGTGGGACTCTGGTGGCTGGGGCGTCGAGGCAAGGAGACGGATCATGCATCGAATGCTGTGCGGTAG
- a CDS encoding phosphoglycerate kinase — protein MAKKTIDQVDVKSKRVLMRVDFNVPLDDSGAITDDRRIVAALPSIRSVIERGGRLVLMSHLGRPEGKGFESEYSLKPVAERLRQLLPGVKVSITDKSPTGDGPRAMVEAMQDGEIVLLENLRFNGAEERNDKNFAAALARYGDIYCNDAFGTAHRDHASMVGVPQAMAGKPRVAGFLLRDEIKFLSGVLEKPAKPFIAVLGGAKVSDKIGVIRNLMGKVDAILVGGAMVYSFLKALDKNVGSSKAQLGMLTDVKAMIDMAAASHTDLVLPSDHVCGKEITRHTPIRVFEDAIEDGWMGLDIGPKTVAAYGARLSGAKTIIWNGPMGVFETPPFDAGTRGVAEAIAKATKAGATSIIGGGDSAAAVEAFGMESQFTHVSTGGGASLQMLEGKPFTSVGLLDEA, from the coding sequence ATGGCCAAGAAGACGATCGATCAGGTGGATGTCAAGTCGAAGCGCGTGCTGATGCGCGTGGACTTCAACGTGCCGCTGGACGACTCCGGGGCGATCACGGATGACCGGCGCATCGTCGCCGCGCTGCCCAGCATCCGGTCAGTCATTGAGCGCGGCGGGCGCCTGGTGCTGATGAGCCACCTGGGCCGGCCCGAGGGCAAGGGCTTCGAATCCGAATATTCGCTCAAGCCCGTGGCCGAGCGCCTCAGGCAGTTGCTGCCCGGCGTCAAGGTGTCGATCACCGACAAGTCACCCACCGGCGACGGTCCGCGGGCGATGGTGGAGGCGATGCAGGACGGCGAGATCGTGCTGCTGGAGAACCTGCGCTTCAACGGCGCCGAGGAGCGGAACGACAAGAACTTTGCCGCCGCTCTGGCCCGCTACGGCGACATCTACTGCAACGACGCCTTCGGCACCGCGCACCGGGATCACGCCTCGATGGTCGGCGTGCCCCAGGCAATGGCGGGCAAGCCGCGCGTGGCGGGGTTTCTGCTGCGGGATGAAATCAAGTTCCTCTCGGGGGTCCTGGAGAAGCCGGCCAAGCCGTTCATCGCCGTGCTGGGCGGCGCCAAGGTGTCGGACAAGATCGGCGTCATCAGGAACCTGATGGGCAAGGTGGACGCCATTCTGGTGGGTGGAGCCATGGTGTACTCCTTCCTCAAGGCCCTCGACAAGAACGTGGGGTCCAGCAAGGCCCAGTTGGGCATGCTGACGGACGTGAAGGCGATGATCGACATGGCTGCGGCCAGCCACACCGACCTGGTGCTGCCGTCGGATCACGTCTGCGGCAAGGAGATCACCAGGCACACGCCGATCCGGGTGTTCGAGGACGCCATCGAAGACGGGTGGATGGGTCTGGATATCGGACCAAAGACCGTCGCGGCGTATGGAGCGCGGCTGTCAGGGGCCAAGACGATCATCTGGAACGGTCCGATGGGCGTGTTTGAAACTCCTCCGTTCGACGCCGGCACCCGCGGCGTAGCGGAAGCCATCGCCAAGGCCACCAAAGCGGGGGCGACCTCGATCATCGGCGGGGGAGACTCGGCGGCGGCCGTGGAGGCCTTCGGAATGGAATCGCAGTTCACGCACGTCTCGACGGGTGGGGGGGCCAGTCTGCAAATGCTCGAAGGGAAGCCGTTTACGAGTGTCGGGCTGCTGGACGAGGCGTGA
- a CDS encoding HEAT repeat domain-containing protein produces the protein MHRMLCGSTWVATLVLASGCGGERTTSGGAWSTKSTGASARAVEGGSNLGVIAVSGQNLEDAAIGLLERAAESDSPLLRANAIEGLHPMPQLAESYARAGLVNDNRGVRFVAAMTIGRLQLRDSARLVEPLLHDPSDSVRAAAIYALRRCGQRVDLNPLAGFLASRDPEVRANAALVLGELGEPSAAPMLEQSLGRGSEMLSPAQVRVVELQIAEALLKLGRTEPIHAVRAALFYPPEFSESTALACLVLGRVNDRGSVASLQRLIEADGAERRPAEVRLAAAMALASMGQLVPDSVVTPYISHGIGAIRSQAAHVLGAIRTEGALASLQRLMNDADPMVQVSAAASVIRMTRGG, from the coding sequence ATGCATCGAATGCTGTGCGGTAGCACGTGGGTGGCGACGCTGGTGCTGGCGAGCGGCTGCGGCGGTGAGCGAACCACCTCAGGCGGTGCGTGGAGCACCAAGAGCACCGGCGCCTCGGCACGCGCCGTTGAGGGCGGGTCGAATCTCGGCGTCATCGCCGTCTCCGGGCAGAACCTCGAAGACGCGGCGATCGGCCTGCTGGAGCGCGCCGCGGAGTCCGATTCCCCCCTGCTGCGGGCCAATGCCATCGAGGGGCTCCATCCCATGCCGCAACTGGCCGAGTCGTACGCCCGCGCAGGCCTGGTGAACGACAACCGCGGCGTCCGCTTCGTGGCCGCCATGACCATCGGGCGGTTGCAATTGAGGGACTCGGCCCGGCTTGTCGAACCGCTGCTGCACGATCCGTCGGATTCCGTGCGGGCCGCGGCCATCTACGCGCTGCGGCGCTGCGGGCAGCGGGTGGACCTCAACCCGCTGGCGGGCTTTCTGGCCAGTCGTGATCCCGAAGTCCGGGCCAACGCCGCCCTGGTGCTGGGCGAACTGGGTGAGCCGTCCGCAGCCCCGATGCTGGAGCAGTCGCTCGGGCGCGGCTCGGAGATGCTCAGTCCGGCGCAGGTTCGCGTGGTTGAGCTGCAGATTGCCGAGGCGCTGCTGAAACTGGGTCGAACCGAGCCGATTCACGCGGTGCGCGCCGCGCTGTTCTACCCGCCGGAGTTCAGCGAATCCACCGCGCTTGCCTGCCTGGTGCTGGGGCGAGTGAACGATCGCGGATCTGTGGCGTCGCTGCAGCGGCTGATCGAGGCGGACGGAGCCGAGCGTCGTCCGGCGGAGGTCCGGCTTGCCGCCGCGATGGCGCTGGCGTCGATGGGACAACTGGTGCCTGATTCGGTGGTGACACCCTACATCAGTCATGGCATTGGGGCCATTCGTTCGCAGGCGGCCCATGTGCTGGGAGCCATTCGAACGGAAGGGGCGCTGGCATCGTTGCAGCGTCTGATGAATGACGCCGATCCGATGGTGCAAGTGTCTGCGGCAGCGTCAGTTATACGAATGACGCGCGGCGGGTGA